The nucleotide sequence CTAGAGAAGATGCCCTGTGCTGACACagcaaagggacagagagagtgtCAGGAGAATGTCTCTTATCCCCTCTGGCCCTCAGCCGCTTTATCTGTAAGATGTGGCTCTCACTATCTTGCTCGTCTGAGGCCAAAGCCCACCAGACGATCTCTTGAGGTCTCCTCCAGCACCTCCGGAGATCCGTGATTTTTTTGGAGCTATTTTTGGCGCTGCCTCTAAGCAATTGTGTGACTCTGGCTAAGCACCCCACCACCACACCCTCTCCACccaaggcctcagtttcctcacctgcaaagtGAGAAGTTTAGATGAGATCCTAAGGTCCTTTCAGTTCTagcaaaatggaataataatgacTGGTCatcttaccatgtgccaggccatGTTTGTCTATGAATACAACAACACTGTGAGGTGGGTACTAATGCTGCCTCTTTCTAtggtacagatggggaaactgaggcacacagagaggTAACTGGTTCGCATTGTACAGCTAGCAAAAACAGGAGGGAGATCCAGATGGATGCCCTTGGGCTAGAGCTCTATGAAAGAGGATACGCTTCACATGAGGGGGTTTCACTGGCACAGGTGGATTATTTTCCTCATTATCAACTTTCTCCTGTTCACAGAGGTCTCGAGGCCTTTCCCAATGGAGTCTTCCCCCAGGCACTCAGATTCTAGtgctatggggcacctgagtcCCAGGGAGTGAGGGACAATGAGGGAGTGGGTGGGAgccacggggtggggggtggcggatGTCAGGCTGGTGGGCTCAAGTTGTGGAACCAGAGAGAAGTGGTCGAGTCCTGGCTGCAGAGCTAGGGAGCCCTAAATATGGCAGAGCCATCTGGAACCTGACTGGAGCTCCCAAACCCATATTTCGAGGCGCTGGGGTCAGCAGACCTAGATATAAGGGACTGGGTGGCACTGGGATCTCCCCCCACAAGCCACAGAACTCCGTTAGGGAAGTATCCTGAGGCTGCTGCAGGCCCAGTGGGGTTGTCGGGTGGGGTGCCTTCATCATCTAGAAGGACAGAGCAGGCtcgggtgggggcaggaggagagaggagcagagtggCAGACACACAGCCTGGCCGTGTGGTGTGCTGTGGGCAAGCTGTGGGCAGTGTATCTCTATTCTTGGATATTCATCTGGGAATAGAACCAAGAGATATGCAGACCCAGCAACAGGCCCTCACTGCCCTTGGAGCCCCCATGTCCCATGTGCACCCCCCCAATTCCCAGGCCCAGGGTGTAGGCCCATTACTGAGTCATAGTGCAATTTTATTCGGCCACAGAATCATTATGCTGGGGTCTGCCCTCCTCCCTTGCCACCCGCTGCCATTTGTCCACGGTCTCTGTCTCAGGCTTGGCCCGTGAGGGGCTCTAGGCCTCCAGCAGGGTAGGTATCCCCAGAGTCAGACTgggccagggcagggggaggggctggtgccATAGTCTGTCAGCCTGGCTCAGCTGCAGCCCCCCACGCCTTTGATGAGGCTGGCGGCCTCCGGGATCTGCCGGAAGAGGTTTCGAAGGGTGTCCAGCTCCTGGGTCAGCTGCTCCACGCGACTGCGGAGGCGCTCATTCTCCGCCATGTACTCCAGCACCTTCTGCTGCGTCTCCAGGATGCGCCTCTTGGCCTTGTCGCGGCTCTTGCGCACGGCGATGTTGTTCCGCTCCCTCCGCAGCCGGTACTCCAGGCTGTCCTTGTTCACCGCCTTCTTGCCTTTGTGCGAGGGGCCAGCTGGGGATGGCGCCTTGAGGAGGGGGCTGCAGGGGGTTGCGGTGGCGGCCACAGGGGCCTGGAGGGGGAAGGCACAGACCGACCAGAGGTGAGGGCTGGCCAGGACGCAGAGTGGCTGCCGGGCGGGGAATCGCAGCAGTCGGAGAACGCCCAGGCATCAAACAGGTCCGGGGTCCAGAGCCAGCTCTGGTCTCACAGTCAGGACAGCCAtagcacccccccccctccccgcgtGCAGAGGGGGCCCCTGCTCTGACCCAGACTCTCTTTCCCATTCCCACACTGTCTGAGGACactttccttcaatttcttttgagGCTCTAATCTTAGAATCGGTAGGCATTTCCCCTTCCAGAAGCAGGCAGCAGAGAAACTTCCTTCCCTCCTGGAAGGGAGTGATGGGTCCCGAGGTCTGGGCAGGTCAGCTGGCCAGTAGGACAGCCTGGACTGTGGAACGCCGGGATCCCAGCCACATGGTGGGGTTCAGGGTGAGAAGGAAGTGACAGAAAAGCAAAGCAGGGTCGTGGTGGTGTGGTGAGCACAgagggtttgggggtgggtgggtctcCCAGAGCAACACCAAACACGGACCCCTGAGCGCAAACAGAGTGCAGAGTGCCCCACACGCATtggtctccctccagcccctgggtgGCAGGAATGAGATCTGACCTGTACTTACCTTGAGGACGCGCAGGGGCTGGCTGGGCGCTGCCAGGGCCGGGGGCAGGTGCATGGCCGTCTGCCCGCAGTGTGCTACTTGATACTGTAGGGGATTATAGCTGCCGCGGCTGGCCCCTCGGCTGCCCTCTGGCCCCCGAGGCTCCTCCTtcacagccacagccctggggTCATAGCTCCCTGGGCTGCTGTAGATGCCAGACCCCAAGGCCTTCCTGTCAGGGCCGAAGGTATGTGGGGGGTAGGCGAAGGGCCGTGGGTCCGGCGGCAGGTAGTGGGGAAAGGCAGGGGTTCCGGGTCCCTTAAGGCCTCGGGCCTCAGGTGCCGGCTTCACTGCGAAGAGGTCAGAGAGGAGCTGTTCCTCCCCAGACTCGATGTAGGCAGAGAGGTCGATGGAAGCCTCATGCTCACACATGTCCCCCAGCTCCCCGGGCCCCGCTCGGCCCCCTGAGAACTCAAGAGGCTGCTGGCCAGCCCGGGGCTCACACTCGTAGTAGGTCCCGTGGGACATGGCCGGCCCGCCCCCTCGGCTCCCCGCCCCTGCCACCCTACTCTTGGGGCACCCTCTGGGAtgctctgcctgccttctccctATCTCCCCCTGCCCTAGATCTGCCCTAGATCTGCCCTCTCCGTTCTCCTCTGTCACCCACTCCTGAGtggcctctctcctcccacctctgctgtttccttttccttcctctgtagTCAAtgcctcttttctcttccctttttttccccctctctctccctggggtGACTTAGGGAGGGGCAGGGTGCACCCCAGAGGGAGGGATGCAGGGCTTAAAGAAAGGGGGCCCTGGCCTATTTAGCAGTTGGGAGCACTCCTTAGTCAGGGTCCAAGCCAGGGTTCTGAGATGCCTGGCTGATGCTTCTGGGAatgcctcccccttccctcttgaGTCCAGGGGATTCCAGAGTCCTCGCTGAAGGCAACACCTCACTCTGAGTGTCCTCCTCCCTCCAACTTCCAAAAAGTTCTGTGCAGAAGAACGAGGTGCCAAgtcagaaatgaacagaaaaaaccCTCTTCCAGTGCCGACCCCCCACCTGATCTGAGCTCCTCCCTTGACacgcctccctctctgtcccccagcAAGGCTGGGCTCCACCTCCCCCCAGGGGCAGTCCTTTCCTTTTGtagccccacccccagggcatTCTTTTGGGGGCAGGCCAGGGGCGTTGTTTGAGGGGGTTATAGTGATAAGTTCTGCGAACCAGCCCTACACGGGGTCCTGTGGTGCAGAGCATGCTCATTTGCTAGGTTTTTGTGCAATAGCTCAAACCCTCTGATGCTTCTAGCCCAGGGTGGCCCTAGCAGCCTGGCACTGTCGCTCACTGCCAAGGCTGGGCTAAGGCACCTGCTCCCGACTTGGGCCctgtgccccagacccaggcaggcccctgccccaggagCCAACAGCTGCACTCCTCTGGTGGGTGGCTCCAGTGCTCCCCCTTCCAGCTGCCCTGCACTGTGGGAGCCTCTGGTTGTCGCTTGGTCCCCTGCTcccaccctggggctcagccctgTTTCCTGTGCCTGGGGCCACAAGGCTCAGGCACTCCCTGCAGCTCAGCTTGCTGTCTTTCCTCCTGCATGGCCCTTCTCTGACCTCGATGCGTGTCTCTTGGGTCCACTTCCTCTTGTGAGGCTTGAGAAGCCTTCTCTTTTGTCATCATCTCTTCCTGGGACTGCTTCAGGGGCTCCAGGAGAAGCCCATGCTCGGCACT is from Mustela lutreola isolate mMusLut2 chromosome 7, mMusLut2.pri, whole genome shotgun sequence and encodes:
- the CEBPE gene encoding CCAAT/enhancer-binding protein epsilon — translated: MSHGTYYECEPRAGQQPLEFSGGRAGPGELGDMCEHEASIDLSAYIESGEEQLLSDLFAVKPAPEARGLKGPGTPAFPHYLPPDPRPFAYPPHTFGPDRKALGSGIYSSPGSYDPRAVAVKEEPRGPEGSRGASRGSYNPLQYQVAHCGQTAMHLPPALAAPSQPLRVLKAPVAATATPCSPLLKAPSPAGPSHKGKKAVNKDSLEYRLRRERNNIAVRKSRDKAKRRILETQQKVLEYMAENERLRSRVEQLTQELDTLRNLFRQIPEAASLIKGVGGCS